Proteins from one Mytilus galloprovincialis chromosome 11, xbMytGall1.hap1.1, whole genome shotgun sequence genomic window:
- the LOC143052445 gene encoding signal peptidase complex catalytic subunit SEC11A isoform X2 — translation MFGLMEADFLDDVRRMNKRQLYYQVLNFGMIVSSALMIWKGLMVVTGSESPIVVVLSGSMEPAFHRGDLLFLTNHREEPIRVGEIVVFKVEGRDIPIVHRVLKVHEKEDGTVRFLTKGDNNSVDDRGLYAPGQLWLEKKDVVGRARGFVPYVGIVTILMNDYPKFKYAILACLGLFVLLHRE, via the exons ATGTTCGGGTTAATGGAGGCAGATTTTCTAGATGATGTGCGGCGGATGAACAAAAGACAG ctgTACTATCAAGTTTTGAATTTTGGTATGATAGTATCTTCAGCTCTGATGATATGGAAAGGTCTAATGGTAGTCACTGGAAGTGAGAGTCCTATAGTGGTAGTTCTCAG TGGAAGTATGGAACCTGCATTTCACAGAGGAGATCTGTTATTCCTGACCAACCACAGAGAGGAACCAATCCGTGTTGGAGAGATTGTTGTGTTTAAAGTAGAAGGCAGAGATATTCCAATTGTACACAGAGTGCTTAAAGTTCATGAAAA AGAAGACGGAACAGTGAGATTTttaacaaagggagataataattCAGTAGATGACCGAGGACTATATGCTCCAGGACAGTTATGGTTAGAGAAAAAGGATGTTGTAGGAAGAGCTAGAGG ATTTGTACCATATGTTGGAATAGTGACTATTTTAATGAATGATTATCCTAAATTTAAG tatGCCATATTAGCCTGTCTTGGACTGTTTGTGTTACTGCATAGAGAATAG
- the LOC143052445 gene encoding signal peptidase complex catalytic subunit SEC11A isoform X1, which produces MFGLMEADFLDDVRRMNKRQLYYQVLNFGMIVSSALMIWKGLMVVTGSESPIVVVLSGSMEPAFHRGDLLFLTNHREEPIRVGEIVVFKVEGRDIPIVHRVLKVHEKEDGTVRFLTKGDNNSVDDRGLYAPGQLWLEKKDVVGRARGFVPYVGIVTILMNDYPKFKYAILACLGLFVLRFYVLFYSMPY; this is translated from the exons ATGTTCGGGTTAATGGAGGCAGATTTTCTAGATGATGTGCGGCGGATGAACAAAAGACAG ctgTACTATCAAGTTTTGAATTTTGGTATGATAGTATCTTCAGCTCTGATGATATGGAAAGGTCTAATGGTAGTCACTGGAAGTGAGAGTCCTATAGTGGTAGTTCTCAG TGGAAGTATGGAACCTGCATTTCACAGAGGAGATCTGTTATTCCTGACCAACCACAGAGAGGAACCAATCCGTGTTGGAGAGATTGTTGTGTTTAAAGTAGAAGGCAGAGATATTCCAATTGTACACAGAGTGCTTAAAGTTCATGAAAA AGAAGACGGAACAGTGAGATTTttaacaaagggagataataattCAGTAGATGACCGAGGACTATATGCTCCAGGACAGTTATGGTTAGAGAAAAAGGATGTTGTAGGAAGAGCTAGAGG ATTTGTACCATATGTTGGAATAGTGACTATTTTAATGAATGATTATCCTAAATTTAAG tatGCCATATTAGCCTGTCTTGGACTGTTTGTGTTAAGattctatgttttattttacagtatGCCATATTAG